A portion of the Chaetodon trifascialis isolate fChaTrf1 chromosome 7, fChaTrf1.hap1, whole genome shotgun sequence genome contains these proteins:
- the cmtm6 gene encoding CKLF-like MARVEL transmembrane domain-containing protein 6 — translation MATGKVYDDTTTPNPKAPWFTVPSQNLDKVRFAIKVTEVLLSFVAFILEEVVNSCLSCAALYFFEFVSCTAFLFTLLLLVILSTTLHTRVDITCWPSLDFLYTGGVAVLFFIASIIFASDNGGSSLEKSVVAFGLLATIVFVVDLVMFVKSRGSPFKKDGKSETSNGPVPVEAPPETERLNVDAGRA, via the exons ATGGCCACCGGTAAAGTTTACGATGACACGACGACGCCAAACCCCAAAGCCCCCTGGTTCACCGTCCCATCGCAGAATCTGGATAAAGTCCGTTTCGCCATCAAAGTCACTGAAGTG CTGCTGTCCTTCGTGGCCTTCATCCTGGAGGAGGTGGTCAACAGCTGCCTCAGCTGCGCTGCTCTCTACTTCTTCGAGTTTGTCAGCTGCACggccttcctcttcaccctgctgctgctcgtcaTCCTCTCCACCACCCTGCACACCAGGGTGGACATCACCTGCTGGCCCAGTCTG gactTCCTGTACACCGGTGGCGTtgctgtgttgttcttcatCGCCTCCATCATTTTCGCTTCAGATAATGGCGGCTCGTCTTTGGAGAAGAGCGTCGTG gcGTTCGGCTTGTTGGCGACCATCGTGTTTGTGGTTGACCTCGTCATGTTTGTGAAGAGCCGCGGCTCTCCCTTCAAGAAAGACGGGAAGTCTGAGACCAGTAACGGCCCAGTGCCGGTGGAGGCTCCACCAGAGACGGAGAGGCTGAACGTGGATGCCGGTAGAGCGTAA
- the LOC139333778 gene encoding uncharacterized protein, protein MPWRCCVPGCKGYDEAKSMGVVFHGLPTRDPQRCRTWLKAIQNPRLDENTPVSKYSGVRVCSLHFKPEDYEEDFRAKILNIAPKPMLKSGAVPSVFPGRQLGEPGGSEASPPAPKRSRTQAACGAAASSSQSPPAAASDESFCIVVSVDPLDDSFQSEPEFNSIATSDESDEDVDKDCTVVYNRSLMELFRMCQTCGQPIVEKQLFHSGAQMRVKWSCHGGHSGTWKSSPHLRDVLP, encoded by the exons ATGCCGTGGAGGTGTTGTGTCCCGGGATGTAAAGGCTACGACGAGGCGAAGTCGATGGGGGTCGTGTTTCACGGTTTACCGACGCGGGACCCGCAGCGCTGCAGAACATGGCTGAAAGCGATCCAAAACCCCAGATTAGACGAAAACACGCCGGTGTCGAAGTACAGCGGAGTGCGAGTGTGCAGCCTGCACTTCAAGCCCGAGGACTACGAAGAAGACTTTCGAGCTAAAATACTGAACATCGCGCCCAAACCGATGCTGAAGAGCGGCGCGGTGCCGTCAGTGTTCCCCGGCAGACAGCTCGGTGAGCCGGGCGGCTCAGAGGCGTCTCCTCCGGCTCCAAAGAGGAGCAGAACACAG GCGGCCTGTGGAGCTGCAGCGAGCTCCTCGCagtcacctccagcagcagcgtcaGATGAAAGCTTCTGCATCGTGGTGTCCGTCGACCCTCTGGACGACAGCTTCCAGTCAGAACCCGAGTTCAACTCCATAGCGACGTCCGACGAGTCCGACGAAGACGTCGATAAGGACTGTACTGTTGTTTACAACCGCAGCCTGATGGAGCTGTTCAGGATGTGTCAGACGTGTGGGCAGCCCATCGTGGAGAAGCAGCTCTTCCACTCAGGTGCACAGATGAGGGTGAAGTGGAGCTGTCATGGTGGACATTCTGGTACGTGGAAGTCCTCGCCTCACCTGAGAGACGTCCTTCCTTAA
- the LOC139334217 gene encoding B-cell receptor CD22-like: MAVWDTKAPWGFVLMLAGAAGVAVNYPDHTCAVKGSTVTLLCTFTPLKSAILDGSEVFFRVTRVCWCKNHLLCHGSTPSVYDSQSESNDPRYKYLGDKTGNCTLQISDVQKEDEATFRFRMEGNHRVTHYTGRSGVNITVSDGARMKVNSSVTEAQVRAGEKVTLYCTALCTFHRMEVNWFKDGHALSGSGPALRLSPLTAEDSGSYTCSLRVNANTLSLPYSLQVEAEQEG, translated from the exons ATGGCAGTCTGGGACACAAAGGCTCCCTGGGGCTTCGTGTTAATGCTGGCTG GTGCTGCAGGTGTAGCTGTGAACTATCCCGATCATACCTGTGCTGTGAAAGGATCGACCGTCACCCTCCTCTGCACCTTCACCCCACTGAAGTCTGCCATTCTGGACGGAAGTGAGGTTTTCTTCAGGGTCACCAGAGTCTGCTGGTGCAAGAACCATTTGCTTTGTCACGGCAGCACGCCATCTGTGTACGACAGCCAGTCAGAGAGCAACGACCCTCGTTACAAATACCTGGGAGACAAGACGGGAAACTGCACGTTACAGATCAGTGACGTACAGAAGGAGGATGAAGCCACGTTTCGCTTCAGAATGGAAGGAAATCATAGGGTCACACACTATACTGGAAGATCAGGAGTCAACATTACAGTCTCTG ATGGAGCTCGGATGAAGGTAAACAGCTCCGTGACGGAGGCGCAGGTGAGAGCAGGTGAGAAGGTcacactgtactgcactgcACTCTGCACCTTCCACCGAATGGAGGTCAACTGGTTCAAAGATGGCCACGCCCTCTCAGGGTCCGGCCCCGCCCTTCGGCTCAGCCCGCTGACCGCAGAGGATTCTGGGAGCTACACCTGCAGTCTGAGGGTCAACGCCAACACTCTCTCCCTGCCGTACAgcctgcaggtggaggctgaACAGGAAGGTTAG